The Ptychodera flava strain L36383 chromosome 7, AS_Pfla_20210202, whole genome shotgun sequence DNA window CTCCAGTAAATTGTGAGCCAAATTTCCATCATGCGTGATGctgaataaaaaattaaaatatgtggAAAGAGGCTACATACAATTATTGTTATGACATAATTTGAAGTTTACCAGATAGACTTTGAATATGATAGCAAGGAAAATATGGCAGTCTCCCTTTATAAAGTAATCAAAAAATCAGAATGGTAAAATAGTCTCTTTTTTTGACTAAATGATTCAATCTAAAATTTGTAGTGATAACACATACTGTactctattaaccctttgagaccCAAAGTCACTTTtcgttgcctttataaaatataccccagtcaatttttttcagatttctgccaaaattttgataaaaagattttagccaatgaaatagGATGTGCATTTGGTGTAAAGGACCaaaaatttgcagaaaaattcataaaaattgataaaattttgcactaaaactttggcgggaaaaaattacagcactaaaagggttaatgtgcaatataaatgttattattgacaagtgCGTGATCTTAGTCCAGACAAGAATTCATGTTCTAACAACAGCTACAAATTGTACACAGTGCCTGGTGTTAGCTAGGCAAATTCTCCATATATGAGCACACTTCTTTGGCAAGAAGAAAAACAGCGTAAACTTGTTTCATGGAGCAATAGTAATGCAAgtaatgttttcaaaagttacagttgttTGCCCTTTTCATGATCTAATATCAATAACAATGAAACTCTTCACTCTGAGATTTTCTCAAACTAAGCTATACCAAATCTAGAAATCACTACCCTGTCCTCATACcttggcaaaaaaaaattgaaatagttGTCCCTAAAATATTTCTAGAAGTGACGGTTTTGTAAAAGGTCATGTTAATTCAAATTAAAACACCTAGATACTAGAGTACCATAAAGCAAAGGTAACATGCAgcttttaaagaaaataaaaggTGGGATGTTCAGAATTGGTGATCTCAGTTCTGATTCATGTGTGGTAAAAAACGGAAAACACCCTTGGTTTTGTGTAGAGCTTTGTGAAGTACCACCCATTACATAACTCTGTAACCAACCAAGCATTACCAGTTGTGTTAGACGTGCCCCTTAATCGAAAATCTATCCTACAGGTGAAATGTAATCCATGAAAAGTTTTAGTTTCGACACAAACTATTAAAACTGTATAAGTCTTTTTCGTGGATTATCTTTTGAACCTCATCActctcaaaaaaaaaacgagtCGATACATAAAAGTGGTAAAATCTATCATCATGTCAAAAGAAATTactcatctgcttacaaaattcaatttctcaattatttttacaaatttggaCTGAAGGTATAGCAGCACACATATGCCAACTTTAGACATTTTCATTGTGAACATGATCCGAGTCCCCCCTACAGGATATAAATAAGCAACATTGATACCACATTGATGTGTTGCCAGGTAATTCTCAAGTTTGGCTTTTGTTGAACTCAATTAACGCTGATAATTATACAGTTTACATGTAGTGAACCTGAAATTTAGACGGAACCTTCCAGTGTAGCTTGTATCTGTGTATTAGTGTTACGTGTATCTGCTACCATAAACATTCATGATTTTGAGTTTCCTATTGTCGTGACTcaactgaatatttttttaaattttgacacTTTGCCAAGAATCAGGGGTTAAACTCCTCAAGAAGTCTGTAGGCACCAAGACCAGACTCCTATTGTGTAACAAATTGTAGTTCCCTTTGGTAATACTTTTCAAGTTAATGCTGTCTGAAAGTTCATCATTTTACGGATAGTAACACTCAGTTCAAGATCGAATATGGTTTTACAGTTTCTGCcatacacagtttcaatttGAATCTCAGGCAAAGCCAAGTTTGATGGCTGGTGAAATGGTCAACACAATAGTCGTTGAGGGAACCCCTTTTTGGCCGCAGGCCAAAACAAAGTTGAACAAAGGTTGTAGAACCACAAAAGCCGCTCCCGACACAACAACACGATATTTTGTGcacaatttcatttgttttcttgTAGAAAGGAAAAAATATGAGTGACAGGCTCTAAAATTCATTAGTTGTAATAGAATGGAATTAAATTTGTTTTACCTGTTGTACTCAAAAACTACCGGTAGACATGAGCCCCACTCCACCCCTCCCACCCTAATCTATATTATTGAATCGTGAATTCGTGAAAAGCTGAAAGAagcaaaattgacaaatactgttaaacataaaataaaggaatatgttttgcaaaaattgcaTGCCAAGATTATTGCTTATCAAATTTATATTAATCACAAAGTCAATAAAGAAAAATCCCATCGGTACAATACAGCGATGATATAAGTAATAGATTCATATTGACAGAAAGGAGTGTTTTTGATTCAATGCTCTTAAAAATTGCTGTATAAACACAAGATATATATATGCTATTGAGTGTCTAAATACCAAATTACATGTATAAAACCTTGAACGTTATTACCAGGAACAATAATCATGTGACTTTTAAAAGTAAGATATTTATCTAAAATTCATCATTTAAAAACTGTTCTGCCAAAACGGTCAAATTACTATCAAATCAGACACCAAAAGTAAAGTGGCAatgcaaaaatatcacaaaacagaaaaaaaacgaaAGATGAGGAAGAAGAACAAGTGTTTTGTTGTGGGTGGCTGCTTATGAAAATGTGAAAGGGCCTTTGTAATATAAATAGTGGTGACAGCATGCCGTGAGTTCGTAAAAGGTCCAAGTGATCAGGTAAAAGGCTATACTCACCAGTAACAATGACTGGGCCGTATGAGGGGGAGATAACTGTGCTGCCGTGCTCCGAAGTGACTCCAGACGCCGTATTACTTGTTGGCTGTTTAGTTCAGTTGTGGCAACCATGAAGCAAGTTGCTAGCATGAGTTAACtgggaaacaatttttttgtctttgtgaTCAGCCAGGGGTCCTTGCAGTCTGCTGTAACTATGTAAGTACAGGGCTTTCAACTTTCCCCGCActcttatttgttttttttttacacccTGATGAAAGCCGCTGTGGTCGATCGTCCCCTTGGTCGCAACATCTTCAATACCACGGCTAATCAATAGTCATTAGCACTCATCAATTTCACGGCCTAACtcgtaaaacaaaattttgcaaacttggTCTTTCCTTGACAGAAACAAGTAATTGTTTAGTCATACATTTTAAAAGCCCTGCTTTGAGTAAGAATATcataatcaataattgaaaGAAGGACCATATTAgcagagaaattttaaaattccatGTCTGTTTAGATTTGTATTTACGAAAACATTAGGTAAACATTCATTTTATGTACATTACTCAACTTCTGCAGGTTGTATCCATTTATTTCGCATGATACCTGGCAGGTTGCCAGCTTTGTTCAGTTCATTTGCCCTGCCGGTTCCAGCACACAGAAGTCATTTGAGACTTTTTGTGGAGGTGAGCTGAAAGCGCGACGTCTCTTTAAATCACGTATCAGGCTCTCTAACAAATAAATTTCTGTGCTTGTTCTCACAGCCTAAAGACAACAGCCAGTGCCAGGTCAAAGGAGACACGGGTTGCCGTCAACATGGCAAAGTATAACAAGATTGGGAAAATACGCCGAGGTGCCTTTGGTGAAATTTCTTTGCTGAAAAATCGTGAGACCGGTGAGGTGTTTGCTGGCAAGAAATTAAAGTGTGACGGACCTTCCAAAGTCAGTGATGCAATGAATGAACTGTTTGCTCTCGCTAAACTGGACCACAGCAACATTGTACGGATTGCTGGAGTTCACACAACCTTTGTACATGACATTCTGAATATATGGCTGGTTATGGAGTACTGCCCACATGGAACACTGAACGAGTTCATGCTGAAGGGAGATCGGTTGAAAAGCAACGCCCTCAAACGTGACATGATGAAGCAGCTTGCGGATGCGGTCAGTTTCTTGCATGAAAAACGAATTGTCCATCGGGACCTGAAACCAGAGAATATCCTCATAACAATGAGAGGCGGGCAACCGCAAGCTAAAGTGGCCGATTTTGGACTGGCAAAAGTTTGTGAATCGCTTGTCGGGCGTAATGTGATGACGACTTTCTGTGGCACAGAGTTTTTTATGGCCCCTGAAGTTTTTGGACACAGTTACACAGAGAAAGCTGATGTCTTTTCCCTTGGAGTCATATTCTTTGCGCTGATTGAACGATCTACGTGGGAGGGACATCTCGTATACTTCTTCCGCAGCCGCGGCCGGATCATGTCCGTAGGAAGAGCCCTCAGGGAAAATCCAATGATTGAATGCCATCTAAAGGAATGGTTCCCAATCAGCCGTCAGCTCAAACATGCCATCTCGCTTATGTTGGCGTATGACGAATCAGACCGACCTTCAATGCAATCAATTTTCCGTATGTTGCGTCGGGAGGCACTAGTGATCGAAAAGAGATCGGCCAGTCCCATGTTACAGAGGAAAATTGCGCGACTTCATCTCCCGAGCGCTTCAGAATCTGAGTCTGATTCAATCTCACGGAAGTTTCCTCATCCGCCACTCAGCAGTCCAAGGGCAGAAGTAAAGAACACACCAGTCAAATTACCGAAGATTGACAAACTGGGAGTCGTTGTTGACTCAAAATATGTATTCAAAGAAAAACTTGAACCTTGGAAGGTGAAGATCACCAGACCCCCAAGCTATTTACTAACACCAAGACCACCACCCCCAAGAGCCgcaagaaatgttgaaaatgttgagttaGGGCGCCCTCACACAGCCTCCAGAGTTCCACGCCCTCCAGCGCAACCCAAATTGAAGAACAGGCTGGCCAAAATGACACGGCCTCACTCTGCTTATACCAACCGCTATCCCCAGCCACCAAAGTTACCCAAGCCAAACACCAAAACAAACTCTCCCAAAGTGCGGAGACCACTGACAGCTGCTAAAGTTCCGCACCCGCCCAAAGAGCCGCGGAAAGACGACAGAATTACCAGATTGCTGCGGCCCCGCACTGGCAGCCTCGTACGGATAAATCAGTACAAACCGGCATGGAAGCCATGAGGCCAATGACACTTCTCAAACTCGGAATCTCTTCATTGACCAGAAGCAAGATTCTTTAGTTCACTTGCTtcttaatatttattgaaaattgttttcgatagatttttttttcatttaatcgTACCATAATTGTTTTAAAGATTTTAATATATAAGTAAGTTTTATGATGCCATGGTTTAGAAAATGGCACATAGCAAtgatttatttacaaaacatttccACAGTCTTTGTTTCTGCAGTTCTCCTTTCTTTGTGTTCTGATGTATTTTTAACACTCGGGAAGCACATAAACTCACAGTGTGTGTGTGAATATCACATTTAAAGCCATGCAGACCCTCAATACAATTACAAAATAGCAAGTTTCTAAGAGGGCTTCCCAGTTCAAATGCTCACCATTCTGTGTTGTTCCATTGTCCCCAAGGGTTCATGGGTTCTCTTCAAACAGCTACAGACATGAAATATCGGTCTTGCAAACAAGAAACCGAGGTAATTGCTGCCAATTTCAATCATTAGGGTTTTGTTAGAGGAGAAAAGCTCATTCACTGGTTTTACAGTCGTGCCACCTATTTTATGTTATGAATCTTGTTGTAACAACGTCTTGGCATCCTTCCCGATATCTCTACCGTGTCATCTTTAGTCTTTCTCAGTGTCCATTCACTGCAAATTACAACATGAAATGCGACAAGTTGTGTGCATTTAAATCCCCAAGGTGTCTGTCATTGGAAGAATGCTTAGTTTTCTAAAGGGTTTTGGGACACATTTATGAACTTCTGAAGAAACTCAGGTTCATTCGGTAGAaatggaaaaataatttttttttagaatcaACATGgtgaatggcagccatttttattgtcaaatgtttgtaaatttgatgaatttgcTCATCTGAAAGAACTAAGTTAGCAACAGACCCACGATTTTATTTTTGGATAATGACAGAAAATTGTTTGGAGTTCGCCAGAGCAGAATATGGACAAAACtttaaaagtttaattttttatgCTCATATGCTTCATGCAATGGTAATATGAGAGGTGTTACTACTGTGTGTTTGTGATAGGCTGAAATGCTTTTTAGCATGAACAGTACTCAACAACAGTCTAGGCCAGTGCAAGTGTTGGTCTTGCCTTTCATAATGTGATTATTACAGTTGATGACATTGTTGCACTCTTTCACAGGGGATTTGGGCTTTAATCTATGTTGATTGCATTGTTGTAGTATTAACCAATGAGACTGACCAATGGTCAGATGAATCATTGAATCACACCTGGATGACAGATGTTCTAAAATTTGACTATTTTGACCAAtagaatgtgaaaaaaaattgaagaaaggTATACCTGAACGAGAGTTTCGAGTTTatacattatttcaaaattttcctttTGGTTAAACCCAACATGTGTTCACAACATGTCACGTCCTTTTTCATAACTGATAAAATTTGATTCACAGGTCTGTGTATACGCTCAGCACTGTGAAATAATTACTTGAGGGCAAATACATGTGCTACATAGCAGCCGGATGTGCAAACACTTGTCACTGCTTGGCAATATTGATTAGCAGTCATCCCTATGACATGTTCCCCATTggtgttcattcattcatgataTAGTAGATGCTGGAGGTTATGTACCCACAGAGGGAAGAGGTCATAGCTGACCTCTAAGGCTGATTTACTGACTGGGCGTGAGTCCAGCCCTGAAAACCGGGGACAGGAGAATTGTGAAAACATGTGCTGGCCAG harbors:
- the LOC139136841 gene encoding serine/threonine-protein kinase pdik1l-like isoform X2, translated to MRDLMPSLPPEFEKLHQSDIMALNLKTTASARSKETRVAVNMAKYNKIGKIRRGAFGEISLLKNRETGEVFAGKKLKCDGPSKVSDAMNELFALAKLDHSNIVRIAGVHTTFVHDILNIWLVMEYCPHGTLNEFMLKGDRLKSNALKRDMMKQLADAVSFLHEKRIVHRDLKPENILITMRGGQPQAKVADFGLAKVCESLVGRNVMTTFCGTEFFMAPEVFGHSYTEKADVFSLGVIFFALIERSTWEGHLVYFFRSRGRIMSVGRALRENPMIECHLKEWFPISRQLKHAISLMLAYDESDRPSMQSIFRMLRREALVIEKRSASPMLQRKIARLHLPSASESESDSISRKFPHPPLSSPRAEVKNTPVKLPKIDKLGVVVDSKYVFKEKLEPWKVKITRPPSYLLTPRPPPPRAARNVENVELGRPHTASRVPRPPAQPKLKNRLAKMTRPHSAYTNRYPQPPKLPKPNTKTNSPKVRRPLTAAKVPHPPKEPRKDDRITRLLRPRTGSLVRINQYKPAWKP
- the LOC139136841 gene encoding serine/threonine-protein kinase pdik1l-B-like isoform X1, with amino-acid sequence MAKYNKIGKIRRGAFGEISLLKNRETGEVFAGKKLKCDGPSKVSDAMNELFALAKLDHSNIVRIAGVHTTFVHDILNIWLVMEYCPHGTLNEFMLKGDRLKSNALKRDMMKQLADAVSFLHEKRIVHRDLKPENILITMRGGQPQAKVADFGLAKVCESLVGRNVMTTFCGTEFFMAPEVFGHSYTEKADVFSLGVIFFALIERSTWEGHLVYFFRSRGRIMSVGRALRENPMIECHLKEWFPISRQLKHAISLMLAYDESDRPSMQSIFRMLRREALVIEKRSASPMLQRKIARLHLPSASESESDSISRKFPHPPLSSPRAEVKNTPVKLPKIDKLGVVVDSKYVFKEKLEPWKVKITRPPSYLLTPRPPPPRAARNVENVELGRPHTASRVPRPPAQPKLKNRLAKMTRPHSAYTNRYPQPPKLPKPNTKTNSPKVRRPLTAAKVPHPPKEPRKDDRITRLLRPRTGSLVRINQYKPAWKP